In Nymphaea colorata isolate Beijing-Zhang1983 chromosome 5, ASM883128v2, whole genome shotgun sequence, one genomic interval encodes:
- the LOC116254210 gene encoding BTB/POZ and MATH domain-containing protein 3 — MEEDPVDKRVGMPDPVKDSFSKSVIETVNGSHKFTITGYSLAKGMGIGKYLTSDTFTVGGYDWAVYFYPDGKNTEDGAQYVSVFIALASEGTDVRALFELTLFDQSGKEKHKVHSHFDRALESGPYTLKYRGSMWGYKRFFRRTLLETSDYIKDDSLTMHCTVGVVMTRTEGPKLYEIPLPPSSMGQSLKEFLDSGLGYDITFEVGGETYRAHKLILAARSPVFRAQFYGLIGDPKMDKVVVEDMEPPVFKAMLNFLYSDELLDACELAGSSGSATNMVQHLLEAADRYGLDRLKLLCESKLCSDISVDTVATTLALAERHHCVELKSVCLKFAANRANLGAVMQSGGFRYLVETCPLLLSDLLWTVAAAGDESNSSGRKRSGSSNLAWLNLADVDSTGRRTRRRK; from the exons ATGGAAGAGGATCCAGTCGACAAAAGAGTTGGTATGCCAGATCCAGTGAAGGATTCCTTCTCTAAGTCAGTAATTGAAACAGTAAATGGCTCCCATAAGTTCACCATAACAGGGTATTCACTAGCGAAGGGCATGGGTATTGGAAAGTATCTAACTAGTGATACGTTTACTGTTGGAGGGTATGATTGGGCAGTATACTTCTATCCTGATGGGAAGAACACTGAAGATGGTGCCCAATATGTGTCTGTCTTCATCGCTTTGGCAAGCGAGGGCACCGATGTGAGGGCACTCTTCGAATTGACATTGTTTGACCAGAGTGGAAAAGAGAAACACAAGGTCCATAGTCACTTTGATAGAGCTCTTGAGAGTGGCCCATACACGCTGAAGTACAGAGGTAGCATGTG GGGTTACAAACGCTTTTTCAGGAGGACACTTCTAGAAACATCCGATTACATCAAGGATGATAGCCTCACCATGCACTGTACTGTTGGTGTTGTTATGACTCGAACTGAGGGGCCAAAACTGTATGAGATTCCGTTACCACCCAGCAGTATGGGTCAATCTCTAAAGGAGTTTCTGGACTCAGGGCTTGGTTATGACATAACGTTTGAGGTTGGCGGGGAGACTTACAGGGCTCATAAATTAATCCTTGCTGCTCGGTCCCCAGTTTTTAGAGCTCAGTTTTATGGACTTATTGGAgatccaaaaatggataaagTTGTAGTGGAGGATATGGAACCACCCGTTTTTAAG GCAATGCTAAACTTCTTGTACTCCGATGAACTTCTTGATGCATGCGAACTAGCAGGATCTTCAGGCTCTGCTACTAATATGGTGCAGCATCTGTTGGAAGCAGCTGACCGCTATGGCCTGGATAGACTTAAACTGTTGTGTGAATCAAAATTATGTTCAGACATAAGTGTGGACACTGTGGCAACAACTCTGGCCCTTGCAGAGCGACACCATTGTGTAGAGCTAAAGTCCGTTTGCTTGAAATTTGCTGCAAACAGGGCAAACTTGGGAG CTGTTATGCAGTCAGGAGGTTTCCGTTACCTCGTTGAGACCTGTCCGCTGTTGTTGTCTGATCTCTTGTGGACAGTGGCAGCCGCCGGTGATGAATCCAACTCGTCAGGCAGGAAGAGAAGTGGCAGCAGCAACCTGGCTTGGCTGAACTTAGCAGATGTCGATTCTACTGGGAGGCGAACAAGGCGGAG GAAGTGA